Below is a window of Streptomyces sp. NBC_01429 DNA.
GTCACGAAGGTATGGGTTATGTGGAATAGGTGGTTACGAATAGTGACAACAAAACGATAGGTAACTAAGATGAGAGAGCCAAGACCGCACTTTTGCCACAGGTGGTGAGTTCCAGGTGACCTCCTCGACGCGACGCCCCTCTTCCGGGAATCGTGGAGATCTGTTCGATCCGCAGTGTCCGACCCGCCGTCTGCTCGACCGGATCGGCACGAAATGGACGTCCATGGCCATCAAGGTGCTGGCGGAGGCGTCCCCGGAGGAGGTGCGCTTCGCGGAACTGCGGCGCAGGATGACCGGCGTCTCGCAGAAGATGCTGTCGGTCACCCTTCAAGGGCTGACCCGTGATGGCCTGGTCAACCGCCGAGTGGAGGCGTCAGTGCCACCACGCGTGTACTACGGGCTCACCCCGCTCGGCCTGACACTGGAAGAACCGCTGGCGATGCTTCGTGAGTGGGCCGAGGAACACATGGCCGAGATCGACCACGCGAACCAGCGCGGCCAGGAACACCCGGTCGGCGCCTGATGATCCCGCAGCTGATCCGGCAGTTGATCTCGCAGCGCGACTCCGCCTGAATCGCCCGGCTCCGCTTGACCTTGACACGGTGACAAGGTCTTCACTACAGCCGAGGAGGTGGTCCCGATGACCATGGCGAAACAGGACGCGGATACGATTCGAGCTCTCCAGGGGCTGGAGGACAGCCGCTCGTCAGTGCGGCTGCGGGCAGCGCTGGCGGTCGGCACGACCCCTGATCCGCAGTTCATCGACAAGCTCATCGAACGATGCGCGATCGAACCCGAATTCTCCGTGCGCGAAATGCTGACGTGGGCACTCACCCGCCACTCAGCGTCGATGACGGTCCCGGAGCTTCTCGTCGAAGTCCGTTCGGAGCGTGCGCAGGCGCGGAGCCAGGCGCTGCACACGCTGTCCAAGATCGGGGATCGGCAGGCGTGGCCGGCGATCACACGGGCGCTGCTGTCCGACGGCGACGACGAGGTGGCGCGGAGCGCTTGGCGGGCAGCGATCGTGCTCGTACCGGAAGGCGCGGAGCCCGACTTGGCCGCGGCGCTGTCGACACAGCTCGGGCGCGGCGAACGTGAGACGCAGCTGAGCCTCAGCCGGGCGCTGATCGCGCTCGGTGAGGTGATTCTGCCGACTTTGCGCGCTGCGCTGACGGATCTCGACCCCCGCGTGAGCGCGCACGCGATGGCCACG
It encodes the following:
- a CDS encoding HEAT repeat domain-containing protein, coding for MTMAKQDADTIRALQGLEDSRSSVRLRAALAVGTTPDPQFIDKLIERCAIEPEFSVREMLTWALTRHSASMTVPELLVEVRSERAQARSQALHTLSKIGDRQAWPAITRALLSDGDDEVARSAWRAAIVLVPEGAEPDLAAALSTQLGRGERETQLSLSRALIALGEVILPTLRAALTDLDPRVSAHAMATERLLRDPDAGFEFASEEAKRVVALGRTGQEE
- a CDS encoding winged helix-turn-helix transcriptional regulator, encoding MTSSTRRPSSGNRGDLFDPQCPTRRLLDRIGTKWTSMAIKVLAEASPEEVRFAELRRRMTGVSQKMLSVTLQGLTRDGLVNRRVEASVPPRVYYGLTPLGLTLEEPLAMLREWAEEHMAEIDHANQRGQEHPVGA